GCTCCCGCCGACGTCCTGATCCGCGATCAGACCGGCGAACGCCGGGTCGCGATCGACGCCGTGCCAATCGGCGCGCTGATGATCGTGCGGCCCGGTGACAAGTTCGCCCTCGACGGGCTCGTCGAAAGCGGCCGGTCCGACGTGAACCAGGCGCCCATCACCGGCGAATCCCTCCCCGTCGAGAAGGCCGAGGGCGACGAGGTCTTCGCCGGCACCGTCAACGGCCACGGCGCGCTGACTGTTGCGGTCACGCGCCGCCGTGCCGACACCACGCTCGCCCGCATCGTCCGTCTCGTCGAGACCGCGCAAGCGCAACGCGCGCCGGTGCAACAGTTCATCGACCGTTTCGCGGCGTGGTACACGCCGGCGGTCGTGGTGCTCGCCGTGCTGCTCGCCGCGCTGCCGGTGCTGCTTGCGGGACAGCCGTTCGACGTGTGGCTGTATCGCGCCCTCGTCCTGCTGGTGGTGGCCTGTCCGTGCGCGCTCGTCATTTCCACGCCGGTGTCGGTGGTGTCGGCGCTGGCGGGTGCGGCCAGCCACGGCGTGCTCGTCAAGGGCGGCGTTCACCTCGAACGCCTGGCCGGCGTGCGCGTGGTCGCCTTCGACAAGACCGGCACGCTCACGACCGGCACGTTCAGCCTCGACCGGGTGATCCCGCTGGCCGGTACGCCGCCTGATGATCTCATCCGCTACGCCGCCGCCGTCGAATCGCAATCCGAGCATCCGATCGCCGCGGCCATCGTCGCGCATGCGGTGGCGGCCGGCTGGGCGCTCGAGCCGCCGTCGCAGGTCCGCGCGCTGCCCGGACTGGGCGTCGAAGGCACGGTCGCGGGTTCGGCCATCGTCTGCGGCACGCCGCGGCTGTTTGCCGAGCGCGGCTGGATGACGCCCGCGCTTGAAGAGACCGCCGCCGCGGTCGCCGCCGCCGGCCTGTCGCCGGTGCTCGTGTCTCGCGATGGGCTGGCGATTGGCGTGCTCGGACTGCGCGATCGGCCGAAGGCCGATGCACCGCGAATCGTGGACGAGCTCAGCCGGCACGAGGGCATTCGGGTCGCGATGATCACCGGCGACCACCACGAACCCGCGCGCGCCCTCGCCCGCGACCTCAACATCGCGACCGTGCTGTCGCAGCAATTACCGCAGGACAAGGTCACGGCGGTCCAGTCGCTGCGCCGCGAGACGGGTGCCATCGCCATGATCGGCGACGGCGTCAACGACGCGCCGGCCCTGGCCGCGGCCGATGTCGGGATTGCGATGGCGGCGATGGGTAGCGCCGTGGCAATCGAAGCCGCCGACATCGCCCTGATGAGCGACGACTTGTCGAAGTTGCGTTACGCCATTCGCCTGAGCCGCGCCACCCTCGTCAACATCCGGGTCAACGTCGCGCTGTCGGTCGCGCTCAAGGCGATCTTCCTGGCCCTCGCCGTGGCCGGCGTCGCCACGCTGTGGATGGCCGTGCTGGCCGACACCGGTGCGTCGGCGCTGGTGGTTGCCAACGCGGTGCGCCTGCGGCGGTTCAAATAACGCCGGGAGTCGGGAGTCGGGAGTCGGTCGGGAAACCAATCGCTCCAGCATTTCGACTCCCGGTTCCCGATTCCCGACTCCCGCCTGGATCACGTCTTCACGGACCGGAAGAAGTGCGCGTTGACGAACTCGTCGATGGCGACCTGGTCGGCGGGCTTCACGCTGGTGAAGCGGATGCCCATGCCGGCGCGCTGGTCGCTCCAGCACACCACCGCCTCGGCTTCCATCTCCCGCTTCGAGCCCGGGAGCGCGAATCGCAGCTTGAGCTCGGTCTCGCGCGGTAGCGGACCGGAGGTGCGAATCGCGATGCCGCCGCGGCTCAAATTGAGCGACAAGGCCGCCGCGATCGTGCCGCCGGCGCGATAGGACACCGGAATTCCCATCACCACCCGCGGACCGCCGCGCCGGTTGAAGTTGTCGGGAAACAAGTGCGGCGCGATCGACGGCAGGATGTGTTCGACCGCGCTGTACTCGTTGAGGTAGCCGCCCACGCCCAGGCCTGCCAGTTCGCGGATCTCCTCGGCGCTCGTCACCGACCCGCTGAACACCAGGATCGGCAGGCGGCCCTGATCGAGCTTTCGAATGCGCCGCACCAGTTCGGCCCCCGACGCGTGCGGCATGCGCAGGTCGAGGACCATCAGGTCAAGCTCATCGAGGTCGGCATGCACCCGCGCCAGCAATTGGGCAACGCTCTTCACCACCACGGCGCGGTGGCCGGAGGCAGCCAGTGCGGCCTTGAACCGATCGCGCACAAACGGCGTGTCGGCGGCGACGAGCACGGTCTTGCGTGGTGAAGTGGAAACCGTCATATCGCGCTCGGCGCGAGGCCAATTCGTTGCAGACTGTATCAGGTTCTCGCTATAATTTGCTGGACCGTCCGCCACCAAACGCCGCCAAGGAGCGCCGAGCATGTCCGCGATTTGTCCCGAGTGCGATTCGCCAATTGATGTTGATGAGTTCGACGTTGACATTGGCGACGAGCTCACCTGCTCGGAATGCGGGTCGTTCCTGCGGGTCGCCAGCGATTCTCCGCTCGAATTCGAGCTCGCCGATGACGACGATCTCGACGAAGAAGAAGACGAAGAAGAAGAGAAGGACGGCGAAGAAGAGGATGCCGACGACGAGGACGAAGACGAAGACAAGGACGACGACGAGTAGCGAAGTCGCCGGCAAGGCGGCGCGCCTGCGCGAGATCCTGGCCGGCTACGACTCAGTCCTGGTCGCCTTCAGCGGCGGCGTCGACAGCGCCTACCTCGCCATCGCCGCCTCGCAGGCGCTGGGGCCAAAGGCCCTGGCGGTGACCGCCGACAGCCCGAGCTATCCCGATAGCCATCGGCAACTCGCCCTGGCGATCGCGCGCGATTTCAACCTTGCCCACGAGGTGATTCACACCGCCGAACTGGACCGGCCCGAGTACCGAGCCAACCCGGCGAACCGCTGCTACTTCTGCAAGGACGAGCTTTACTCCCAGCTGAGCGCCGTGGCGCGCGCGCGCGGCCTGGCCGTGATCGTCGACGGCAACAACGCCGACGACCGTGGCGACTATCGGCCCGGCCGACAGGCCGCCCGCGAACACCACGTCCGCAGTCCTCTGGATGAGGCCGACCTCACCAAGGACAACATTCGCGAGTTGTCGCGCGCCGCCGGTCTCGACAGCTGGGACGAGCCGGCCTCGGCATGCCTGTCGTCGCGCATTCCCTACGGCAGCGAAGTCACCGACGCCGCGCTGCGGCAGATTGAGCAGGCCGAGCAAGTCGTGCGCGATCTCGGGTTCCGCATCTTCCGCGTGCGCCACCACGACCAGGTGGCCCGCCTCGAGGTCGCCCGCTCCGAAATGCCGCGCGCCCTGGAGCCGGCGGTCAACGCCCAGCTCGTCGCCGGCCTCAAGGCACTCGGCTATCAGTATGTGAGCCTCGACCTCCAGGGCTACCGGCTGGGCAGCTTGAACGAGGCGCTGCGCCTGCGCCCGGTATCGTGACCCCGCGGCGGGCGCTCGCTGCGCTCGCGCTGGTCTTCGCGCTGGCCCACGTCCCGTTTCTCGCCAACTCGCTCGAAGACATCGACTCGGTGAACTTCGCGCTCGGCGTGCGCGACTTCAATGTGGCCGAGCACCGTCCGCACCCGCCTGGCTACCCCCTGTACATCGCGATGGGCAAGGTGATGACGGCCATCACTGGCACTGTGATGAGCGGCGCACCCGCGGCGACGGTGGAAGCGCGCGCACTGGCGGTGCTGTCGGTGCTTGCGGGCCTTGCGGCCATCGCCGGGCTCTACGGTGTGTTCGCGAGCCTGGCCTCGCGCAAGCCCGCCGCGACGACGCCCTGGAGCCCGCTCAGTATCGAAGCGCTGGCGGCCACCGCGGTCACCGTATCGTGTCCATTGTTCTGGTACCTCGCCGCGCGCCCGATGAGCGACCTGCCGGGCCTGGCTTTTGCCCTGGCGGCCCAGGCTTGCCTCTTGCTCGCGTGGTGGCGGCAGTCGCCCGGTCCCGACGGCGATCGGCGACTGTCGCCTGCCATGACGGCGGCGTCGGGCCGGATGATCGTGATCGGGTCGTTTCTGGCGGCGCTCAGCATCGGCATGCGCTCGCAAACCGTGTGGTTCACGCTGCCGCTGCTGATGGTGGTGCTGTTCGACCGCGTCGGCCGCGGCGTCGCGGGCGCGATGATCGGCGGCGGCATCATGTTCATCGTCGGCGGCCTGGCCTGGGGTATCCCGCTGCTGGTCGTGAGTGGAGGACTGGGCCCGTACCTGGCTGCGCTCGGGACGCAGGCCGGCGAAGACTTTGCCGGCGGCGAGATGTTGTACACGAACCTGTCGGCGAGGACGGCGGCGTTTGCGCTGATGCGCACGTTTCTCGACCCATGGGATTCGGTGGTGCTGGGCACCATCGTGATGGTGCTCGCTGCGGCCGGAGTGGTGCACCTGTTGCTGCGCGACCGGCGCACCCTGGTCGCGGTCTTGGCCATGAGCGCGCCCTACCTGGTGTTTCACCTGGCATTCCAGGACACCTCCTTCGTCCGCTACGCGCTGCCGATCGTTCCGGCCATCGCCTTCCTCGCCATGCGCGGTGCCGCCCTGGCGGCTGAGCGCGCCGTGGCGGTCGCCGCGATCGCCATCTCGATTGGGTCGGTGGTGATTGCCAGCCCGGTGCTGGCGGCCTATGGCGCCGAACCCAGCCCAACCGTACGGGTGCTCGCGGCCATGACCGCCGAGGCGCCGCCGGGTGCGCCAGTCGCGCTCGCCATGCACCAGACCTTCAAGCGTCCACTCGAAGCCGAGGTCGTGCCGTTTGCCACGGTGTTGCCGTCGCCGCCGCGGCTCGAGTGGCTCGAGCTGGCAAAGTTCTGGCGCGAGGGCCGCACCGAGCCGGTGTGGTTCCTGGCCGACCCCGTGCGCAGCGATCTCGCCTTGATCGATCCCGCCAGCCTGAACGCGTCCACCGAGTTTCGCTGGCCGCTGGTCGCCCGCCCGGCATTTGGCGGTATGCGGCCGTCGGCAGTGCGCTGGTATCGCCTGCCGCCGCCCGGCTGGTTTGCTGAAGAAGGGTGGTCGCTGACGCCCGAGACGTCTGGCATGGCCGGCTTGATGGGTCGTGGCCCACACCTGGGCCCCATTGTCGCGCGGGTGCGGCGTCGTGCCGGTGCGACTGCCGTGATGGTCGGCGGCCGTAACCTCGGCGCTCCCGGTGACCCTGCGGCACGCTTCACCATGGCCCTCGACGGGGTCACGCTGCAGCAGTGGGATGCGCCTCCGGGCTTCTTCCTGCACGTCTTCGACGTTCCCGCGGGACGGCTGCTCGGACAGGGTTCCTTTGCCGAGCTGGCGATTCACTCCACCTCCGGCGCGGGCACGCCCGTCATCCAGACCGCGATCGAACAGTTCGACCTGCAGGACACCGGCGCGCTGATGTGGGGCTACGGTGACGGCTGGAACGAAGCGGAGTACAACACCACCCTCGGCGTGTGGCGATGGACCAGCGCGCGGGCGACGCTGCGTATCGCCGGCGGGGCCGAGGACGTCCGGGTCGCGCTGGAGGTCGAGTCGCCGTTGCGGCACTTCGATGCACCCGCGAACGCGCGGATCCTGGCCGGCGATCAAGAGGTTACGAAGACGTCACTGGCCGGGACCCAGACGTGGGAGTTCACCGTTCCCGGCGCGGTGCTGGCGGCGTCTGGCGGCGTGCTGACCATCGAGACCGACCGGACCTTCGTGCCGGCCGAGCGTGGCGGGGGGGCTGACAATCGGCGCCTGGGATTGCGCATCCTTTCCATTCGTATCCGCTAATCGTTGACACCGGCAGAAGGCAGCCGTTAATCTGCGCTCAGACAATTCTGTTACCCCAACAGAACTAGCAGATCTAGGGAGATCGAATGACGATCAGTTTGGTTCGACGAACGGCAAGTGTCGCCACTATCTGCGTGGTGTTGGGCCTGGGTTTAGCAGCCTGCGGCAAGAAGGCTCCGGCACCCGCACCCGCACCGCCACCACCGGCGGCGGCTCCTGCTGCTCCGCCGCCCCCGCCCGCCCCACCCCCGCCCCCGGCGGCCCCGGCCCCGCGGCCGCTGACCGAAGACGAGCTGTTCGCACAGAAGAGCTTGGAGCAGCTGAACTCTGAACGGCCCCTGGCCGACGCCTACTTCGACCTCGACTCCTCGACCATTCGTGTCGAGGGCCGGGCGGCGCTGGCGACCAACGCCGACTGGCTCAAGCGCTGGACCAACACGCGGATCAGCGTGGAAGGCCACTGCGACGAGCGCGGCACCGCGGAGTACAACCTCGGCCTCGGCGAGCGCCGCGCGTCGGCCGTGAAAGCCTATCTCGTGGAGTTGGGTGTGCCGGCCGACCGCGTGATGATTGTCAGCAAGGGCAAGGAAACGCCCTTCTGCACGGACTCGAATGAAGCGTGCTGGCAGCAGAACCGCCGCGGCCACTTCATCATCACGGCGAAATAACTAGCCCGTAGGGTCGGGCTTTAGCCCGACCGGTGGCGGCGTACTGAAGTGCGCCCCTACGGAAGCTACAGCGACGCGGCCATCTGCTCGGCCGCTTCGCGAGGATTGGGCGCTCCAGTAATGGGGCGCCCAATTACCAGGTACGTCGATCCCGCCTGCATGGCCTCCGCCGGCGTCAGCGTTCTCGCCTGATCGTCCTTGCCCTGTTGCTCCACCGGCCGGATCCCCGGCGTCACAATCTGGAAATCGGGACCGCACGCCGCGCGGATCGCGGCGGTCTCCTGCGGCGACGCGACCACGCCGTCGAGTCCGCTTTGCTTCGCGAGCTTCGCCAGGTGCACCACCTGGTCGAGCACCGGGCGCGTCACGCCGACTTCCGCCAGCGCCTCCGCCGTCATGCTGGTGAGCACCGTCACGCCGATCACGAGCGGCCGCGGCCGGCCGAGCGCTGCGGCGGCTTTCGTCGCCGCGTCAGCAGCCGCTTTCATCATCGCGCTGCCGCCCGAGGCATGCACGTTGACCATCCAGGCGCCCGTCGCCACCGCCGCCTGGACCGCGCCGGCAACGGTGTTGGGAATGTCGTGGAACTTGAGGTCGAGGAACACGCGATCGCCGCGGCTGGTCAGTTCGTGGACCATCGCCGGACCTTCAGCCGTGAACAACTGCTTGCCGATCTTGTAGCCGCCGACCGCGCCGCGCAGGGCGTCGGCCAGCGCCATGGCCTTGGCGGCCGAGTCGACATCGAGGGCGACCAGAATCGGGTTCATGAGGGAATGTCCGGACACACCTAAAGGTGTGTCCCCACAGAGGGGGGCGTCGGGTCAAAGGCGCCGACCAGGTCGCTCAGCCGGGCGACCTGGTGGCGCGCCATGTAGTCCTGGAGGCCGTCGAGCACCTTGGTCCAGATGAACGGATCGACGAAATTCTGCGTGCCGATTTGCACCGCCGTGGCGCCGGCCAGCATGAACTCCAGCGCATCGCGGGCGTCGGTGATTCCGCCCATGCCAATGACCGGGATCTTCACCAGCTGGTAGCACTCCCACACCATGCGAACCGCGATCGGCCGGATGGCCGGGCCACTCAGCCCGCCCAGCACATTGGAGATCTTCGGGCGCCGCGTTTCGACGTCGATCGCCATCGCCAGGAAGGTGTTGACCAGCGACACGGCGTCGGCGCCGGCGTCTTCCGCGGCCTTGGCAAACGACGCCACGTCGGTCACGTTGGGCGTCAGTTTCGGAATCACCGGCAGCGTGGTCGCCTTGCGCACCGCGCTGACCACATCGAAGGTGCCGTGCAGGCTGCACCCGAACTGGATGCCGCCTTCCTTGATGTTGGGGCACGAGATGTTCAGCTCGATGGCCGCCACCCCTTCCGCATCCGACAACACCTTGCAGACCTCGACGTACTCATCCAGCGTGGTGCCGCACACGTTGACGAAGGTCCGGGCGCCGCGCTCGCGCAGCAGCGGCAGCTTCTCCTTGACGAACCGGTGCACGCCGATGCCTTGCAGGCCAATGGCGTTGATCATCCCGGCCGGCGTCTCGACGATGCGCGGTGGCGGATGACCCTGGCGCTCTTTCATGAAGAGGCCCTTCGAGACCACGCCGCCAAGCAGCGACAGGTCGACCACCTGGTCGTACTCGAGGCCGTAGCCGAAGCAGCCGCTCGCGGCGATCAGCGGGTTTGGCAGCGTCAGCGCGCCGATGGAGACCGAAAGATCGGGGGTCGTCATCAGTCCCATACCAATTCGGCGCCGTCGAAGACGGGGCCGCTAATGCACGAGCGCACGAGGTTTGATTCTTCGTTGCCGTGCTTCACGGGGATGACGCAGCTGTAGCAACCGCCCAGGCCGCATCCCATCACGCGCTCGACCGAGACCTGCGACGGCTGGTGGTAACGCGCCGCCAGCTTGGCCACGGCCGCGAGCATCGGTTCAGGGCCGCAGGCATAAACCATCGCCGAGTCGCCGGTGCCAAGCGCTTTCAGCGATTCCTCGAGCGGCAGGGTGACGCGGCCCTTGGTGCCGCGAGCGCCGTTTTCGGTGGTGAGCACTAGGGTCGCGCCCAGTCGCTCGAAGAAGTCCAGGTAGAAGAGCTCTTCACCCGTGCGCGCGCCGTAGAACAGCGTGGTGTCGGTCTTGCTCGCGGCCAGCGACTCCGCGAGGGTCGCAAACGGCGCCAGGCCCACGCCGCCGGCGACCATCCAGGCCTTGACGGGGGACGATACCGGCCTGAACGGCTGCCCGAGCGGTCCGAGGCACGACACGACATCGCCCGCTTCGAGGTCGTAGAGCCGGCGCGTGCTGCGGCCGGCGCGCTTGTTGAGGATGCTGACGCCGGTGATGGTACCCCGGGCATCGCGCAGCACTTCGAACACCGAGAACGGCCGGCGCAGCAGCGGGTCGGTGACGCCGGCGGGCTTGACCATCACGAACTGGCCCGGCAGGGTGCGGGCGCCCACTTCCGGCGCGGCCAGGCTCAGGACGGAGTAGTCACTCGACAATCGCGCGTTGGCGATCACGGTCGCGGCGACGTCGATCGGCGGCATCAAGCGAGTATAGCAAGCCGGGTACAGTGTCCGCGATCCGTCGCCCGTGAGTGGTCGGACGCCCCATCGGTTTCCACATGCGCGACCTGAATCCCCGCCTGCGGGGCGAGACGCCTCGCGGGCTCGCCCTTCGCAGAATGTGCGCCCCGTCATCGTGCGCCCGATTGCCGTTTCCACGACCGATGCCAGCGGCGGCCCCCGCAACTCGTAGATAGCGAAGCGTGCCATTGACAGGCAAGCGATCCGACGCGCATTCGTGGCCCGTGCCCGGTCTGGCGGCACTTCAGGGCACCGCGCTCGGCAACCACTCCTCTCCCAGACTGTCATTTTTCGCCAGACGAGGTGAGCCGCCCCGCGAACCCCCAGTTCTCAGGGTCCACCTCGTCGATGACGATGTGGATGTGTTCGGGACGCTTGCCGAGCACCTCCACCAGCGTGGTTGTGATCTGGGCGACCACTCGTGCTTTCTGCTCCCGCGTGACTCCATCGCGCGTGATCTTGACGTTCACATAAGGCATGTCATTCTCCCGGGGTGGTTTGCGACTGCCGCGTTGACGGTTGCAGTTCGAGAGCGAGCTTGCGCAGCGTGGCGCGCACCACGCGGGCTTCGCCGCGTCCGAGCATCCCGACCACCTGACGCGCGTCCTCGAAGCGGTCGCGCACCGCGGGATCGATCCGCCGCACGCCGGCCGGCGTCAGCCGAATGATGGTGCCGCGCCGATCGTCAGGGTCCGGGGTTCTCTTCACGAGTCCAGCATCTTCCAGACGGTCGATCCGGTTGGTCATGGCACCCGACGAGAGCAGGAGCTCGTGCAGCAAGCGCTTCGGAGAGAGGCCCTCGGCGCCGTTGCGGCGAAGCGTCGCCAGCACGTCGAATTCCCAGATCGTGAGGTCGTGATCCCGCAGGACGGCGGTGAGCCGCTCCTCAAGGATTGCCGCCAGCCGCATGATGCGGACGACCAGGGCCATCGGGTCGGGATCCAGGTCCGGCCGGGCCTCGGCCCACTGCGCCACGAGGTGATCGGCGAAGTCCCGGCTCATCGCGACCCATCCACCACGAGATCCACGCCGCGATGCGCCCGGACGGCCTCGAGCGCGCTTCGCTCCACCCAGCCTTCGGCGAGTCGTCCGTCCCGGACGTGCCAGAGTGCAATGCCGCTGAACGACACCGGTCGGCCGTCTGCGGGGAGACCGAAGATGCCGCCGCTCTGCCCCCGGCAGATCCAGCGGGCCACGACCCGAGTCCCCGCTCGATCGGAAAACACCTCGACCACCTCGTTGGTGGCGCCGGGCAGCTTCTCATGGAACGCACCGACCCACGCCGCGAACGCGCTCCGTCCCCGCACCTCGGTGCCGGCAGAGGTGAGCACGTAATCCTCGGTCATGAGCTCGTCGATTGCCGCGAGGTCCGCTGGCACGCTCCACACCCGCGCCAGGAAGGCCCGCGCCAGGTGCTCCGCCGCCTCGTGTGCGGCCACGGGTCGCAGTGGCGATTCCAGCCACGCCGCCGTACCTGTGACGGTGATCCCACCCGAGACCGGAACTTGCACCTCGATCCGACTCGGGCGGCCCATGGCGTGGCCCTGGTGAATGACCATGCTGCGGGGTGCCGCCACAAGCCCCGCGTCCCGCAAGTAACCGCCGAGAGCGGCGGCCGCGGCTCCGGTGGCCGGATCCTCCACCACGCCGCCCACGGGAAAGGGATTGCGGGCGTGGAAGGTGCCTTCGTCCTCACGCCAGATTAGCTGCAGCGTGGTGAGGCCAGCTTCCAGCATGAGGGCTTTTAGCGCCGCGAAGTCATAGGACAGCTCCTGCAGCCGGGACGGCTTGGCGACGGCCAGGACCAGGTGCCACGCGCCTGCCCATGCGAGCCGTGGGGGAATGGCGCCATCGAGGTCGGCGGCGGACCAGCCGAGGGCCGCGAGAGCCCCCTCGAGCAACGCGAGCGGCGGCGCCGCTTGTTTTGGAATCACCGACGTCAGCGACGCGCGAAAGCCATCGTTACTTTCGTCCACGCGGACCGATACCTGCCCAATGGTGGTATCGAAGCGGTACGAGCCCTCGCCGTTCAGCTCGCCGAGGAAGACTCCGGCAGCGACGGTGGCATGCCCGCAGAAGGACACTTCGGCTTCCGGGCTGTAGTAGCGGACGCGGTAGGTGGCGTCGGCGGTGCGCGCGAGGAAGGCCGTCTCGGAGTACCCCACGTCCGCGGCGATGCGCTGCATCTCCCGCGGCTCCGGCAGCACGTGGCCGAGCCAGACTCCGGCCGGGTTGCCGCCCTTTGGGTCCCGGGTGAATGCCGCCAGGCGCCCGAGGATCGGCAAAGTCATCGTCATGTCATGCCCCTTCCGTCTGCCAGCCTGACCGGTATTTATCTTGATGTCAAGATACTTTACGTGGAGACACATGCCTTGTGCGCAGGCGGGGCGGAAGGGCTAAGTCGACGACCCGCGATCGGCGTCCGATCAGCCAGGCTCGTGCGGCTTGTGCGACGGGCTGAGACGATGCGCCTTGCGGCCGCCACGGCTGAGTGGATCGTGACTGGTCGCGGCAATCAGGTGCTGGGCCGCATGGATCGCCCGTTCGGTGAGGGCACGGGCAGCGTCGTGCAAATCCTTGCTGCCCGACACCTCGGCGACATTGCGCTCCATGTCTTCCGCCGTCCAGCCGCGAGAATGGGCGATGTAGGGAAAGGGCCGGAACGTACAGCCGATCTCGGCAAAGAACCCAAGCAGTTGACCCGCCACCGCCTGCACGTTGTCCTGCCCGCCGGTGATGATCATGGCCGCCACCTTGTTCTTGATCAGCTCGCGATTGCGGATCGTGATTTGATTCTGGACGCAATTGAGGCGTTCCACCATCTTGTAATAAAGCGCACTGGCCGAACCCCACCGGATCGGTGTCGCAATGACGATGACATCGGCCCAGTGCACGATGGCTTCGTAGACCTGATCCATCTGGTCCGATTCGTCCATCTGCGTGATCGAACAGGGCCAGGTGCAGGCGTGGGCCGAGATCGAGTAATACCCCTCACACGAGCGGAACTTCAGGGTGCTCAGCCGGATCAATCGAGACTCAAGCCCCAGATTCTCCGCGTGCGCCATGGCCGTTCGCAGCAGCAGGTCAGACGTAGACACGCGGGGCAGCGCTTCATTCATGTTGGTGGTGGAGATCCCGACGACCCGGACGGGCCCGGGACTACGTTCCACCGGGCGAGCCAGCGGATGTGGTTCGTGCGGCGCCTTGTGCCGGCCGGTCGACGGGGTCAGATTCACCCACACATGACCGTCGCGAACCTCGACGTCATGGCGCGGCACCCGATCGGACTCGAATCCCGGCTCTCCCTGCCCCGTGCGGCAGTGGAATTTCCAGCCATGCCAGGGGCAGGTGACGTACTCGCCCTCCAGACGGCCGTCGCCTAACGGCCCGCCCGCGTGGTTGCACACGCCGGACACCGCTCCGAATTGGC
This portion of the Acidobacteriota bacterium genome encodes:
- a CDS encoding 4-oxalocrotonate tautomerase family protein, which translates into the protein MPYVNVKITRDGVTREQKARVVAQITTTLVEVLGKRPEHIHIVIDEVDPENWGFAGRLTSSGEK
- a CDS encoding NAD(P)H-dependent oxidoreductase is translated as MADQWSDLGPAESLSRKALQQIVVGRTRVALSFVDGQFGAVSGVCNHAGGPLGDGRLEGEYVTCPWHGWKFHCRTGQGEPGFESDRVPRHDVEVRDGHVWVNLTPSTGRHKAPHEPHPLARPVERSPGPVRVVGISTTNMNEALPRVSTSDLLLRTAMAHAENLGLESRLIRLSTLKFRSCEGYYSISAHACTWPCSITQMDESDQMDQVYEAIVHWADVIVIATPIRWGSASALYYKMVERLNCVQNQITIRNRELIKNKVAAMIITGGQDNVQAVAGQLLGFFAEIGCTFRPFPYIAHSRGWTAEDMERNVAEVSGSKDLHDAARALTERAIHAAQHLIAATSHDPLSRGGRKAHRLSPSHKPHEPG
- a CDS encoding nuclear transport factor 2 family protein, coding for MAAHEAAEHLARAFLARVWSVPADLAAIDELMTEDYVLTSAGTEVRGRSAFAAWVGAFHEKLPGATNEVVEVFSDRAGTRVVARWICRGQSGGIFGLPADGRPVSFSGIALWHVRDGRLAEGWVERSALEAVRAHRGVDLVVDGSR
- a CDS encoding MarR family transcriptional regulator, which gives rise to MSRDFADHLVAQWAEARPDLDPDPMALVVRIMRLAAILEERLTAVLRDHDLTIWEFDVLATLRRNGAEGLSPKRLLHELLLSSGAMTNRIDRLEDAGLVKRTPDPDDRRGTIIRLTPAGVRRIDPAVRDRFEDARQVVGMLGRGEARVVRATLRKLALELQPSTRQSQTTPGE